The segment GGGATTTTCCCTTGAAAGCCATAGAGTTTTAGATGCCTCAAATTCCTCAATCGGCCAATGCCATTTGGGATTGAAGAAGGAtaaaagaaattgttaacaaGGTTTAGTGTGTGGAGATGATGAAGCTGGAAGAGGCTGCTATTGGGATGAATACTTACAGGTATCGGTGATGAGATGTTGCCAAGAAAGAGAGCTAGTACCTCCAGATTTGTAAAGTTGTGAAGCATTGTTTCAAATGTTCTCTCATCAAGTTGTAATccataagaagaagaaagatcaagtgaaaccaaattgGAAAGGAATGAGATTTCTGTTGGGATTTTCCCACTAAAGAAAGAATTAGAAAGGTTGAGATGCCTCAAATTTCTCCATCGGCCAATGTTATGTGAGATTGAAGAAGTTGAAAAGTTATTGTAAGCAAGGTTTACTGTTTGGAGATGATGAAGTTGGAAGAGGCTGCTATTGGGATGAATACTTCCACGAAGCTGACTGCAGCTAAGGTCTAACCCGATAACATGTCCGTTTAATAAGTCACAAGTGACTCCATCCCAACTGCAGCAATCCCTACTCTCATTCCAAGACTTAGTTTTTGGGAAAGAAGTATCACACTTAAGAGTAGAGTAATCAGATATTTGAAAGGATTGCTTAAACTGAAGCAAAGAGGAAGCTTCAGTGGGAGAGCAAAGATGATGATCAAAGGATGAAGAAAAGCATCCACTTATTAAAAACACAAAACATagaaatgaataaaagaaaaacagacTCATgaccattttttgtttgtttgttttcagGATGGAGTTCTTCTTACAAATCAGTCAGTATTAtccacacatatatatactagtttctaAGTGTCCTATGTAAACTGAATACCTATAACATACTGATTAATGTAATCTTACGAGTAAAGTTTCAAGAAGGTAGGATATACACAGACCTTTATGAAGGAAGaatacaaacaacaaaaaatttcaatgaaaaaacataatataaagttagaataaCCAAATCTTACTCAGGGCACGTCTACCTAAGCATCACGCATCgcgtaaaaaaaaatcaaatcttacTCAAAACATTAAGAAGATTAAACAATGGTATTAAAAATCAACTTGTTACTCATATTTTGTAGTGTTCCACAATACTTTTTAGAGTACGGAGAAGacttaacaaaataatactctTTATGTACTAATTTTCTCTAGATGTTGAGTTCATTTCGAGGTCATTAACTATCGCTGCAGTGTGTGTTAGGCAAGATGATGTGAAGTTGGTCCCATtatgtggaatttttttttgcagaacTTCTAAGAAATTTCCAATGAGAGAAACTATTTCTGGACCAAGTCAAGtgaggaaaaaaatgaacaataatACCGtgtggaattttatttttatttttttatttgctttttattcaaaattttgtttgatatgtgTCTTAATTTCCTGCATAATTAGAAATTTTATGAGAAATTTCCGATTAGTTGTCTCTTGTGTTGTTTTCCAAGACTTTTCACATTTAGTTAATGAGGGAAACTCCATCTATATGATACAGTTCAAACATGAAGAGATGGAGAATAACCAAAGTagtagagaggctgttttcgtagaccctcgactcaagaTAAAGGTGTAGTGATCGACACTACAtcaaaaaagttgtttttgtggTAGAATTGTAGTGAACTGTATCCTATTCAACTGATATTGATATCATTGCAAGGCACATTAAGGAAAAGAGCTTGATatatccctcaactttgtcattttaGAGTTAATATACCTGTTGTTACAAAAGTGGcttcacatatacccctacttgtacaaaaattactttttttatttttttatttttaagaaaatcatgttgtggtatatttaattttttcacacataaattattttctctttcatcTTTACTGTAAAAAGTGTGAATagaaaaagagaatgaaacATATCCAGACAAATAAAATGGGGTATTTGTCCCCACATCTACCACTAACTAATTTGTGATTGCAAAAAAGTTGTCTAAAGTGTTTTAAGTCATTTTCCAGAAAGACTCAAGTCTTCAAATCTTGTTTGATAGTAccaattatatatacaatattcaTTTTGTCCAACTTTGGCATAAAGggagaaaaaataatacaaccTTGGCATCACTAACTACACAACTTGAGCTCCATGGATGAGTACTACTCACTTCTAACAACTTGTTACTTCATATTTTGTAGTGTTCCACAAGACTTTTTAGAGGACGGAGaagacttaaaaaaataatacccCCTATGTCCTCATTTTCTCTAGATGTTGTTGTTCATTTCGAGGTCATTAACTATTTTTGCATTGTGTGTTACGCAAGATGATGTGAAATTGGTCCTGTACGTAACACTAACTGTAGAAAATAGACTAGATCTTGTAATGTCTAGAACCATCCCCACATAAGTATAAATAGGGGTGGCCTCAGTCATTTGTatacaactcaagaacaacCCAAATAAAAGAGTCTTCTTCCATAAACAAGTTCTCCTTTCTAGCTTCCTCTTCTTTAGTTGAATCTTCTGATCTTTTATAGTTAATGATCTTGGGCTAGCAGATTATACTTTTCTTCTGTTATTCTCTATAGTTCCGTAAAGATAACTACCGCTAAGGGCTAGACTGATAAATAACCCATGAACAACATGAGCCCCAGAGGTGGATGCAGCCTTTCCTGTTGTGTTGTACTAAGTCAATAGctcaaaaaaatattggatTATACAAAGCGTTCCTAAAAGCTATTATGAGAAATTTCCGAGTTGGTGTCTGATTAGTTGTCTCTTGTGCTGTTTTCAAACTTGTTAGGTACACATGAGTTTTCACATTAAGTTAATGAGGGAAACTCCATTATTCTTCATAGGACCATCTCATATTTAATTAAGCAACAAAGAAAAAAGGGGTACTTTACTGCAACTATCAGACGATGACTTCTAAGTCTTTAAGCAAATTTCCGCAAAGACTAACCAGAGTCAGTTTTTACATTATCTAGACGAAGCTTAATCTAGATAATAGGtacaaaaattttaatacaCAAAGGCCTCTTGGAAAAGCAGGTTATATTATGCAAGATTCATATACTACTACTTATTCAGAagtgaaaaatgtaaaaatataacacaCACATTCTTCACAGAAATATAAGCTCttaaacaagaagaaaaataaatttagtatAATAATGATAGGACATGTTgccttattttatttataaatataagatGTTAAACATTCTAATTCCACCACCAGAGAGACTTGACTTGGTCAATATTTAATGTTAAAGATTGCAGAGAAATTATATCAGAAATTCCTGATTAGTTGTTTTCAAATATGTTAGGTACATTCTATAATTATCCACAACACTTTTCACTTTTCTAGTTTTTTTGTAGTAGAAAAAACTTAATGGGGACAAAGTTGACACTTTACAGCTACCTAGTTTGCACTCTATATGTCTCAAGATCTGGTTCAATATCACACTATATAGTACATTCtgtctttcattttatgtgacactattTCCTATTAATCTATTTCAAAAAAGATCAACACTTCATACTTTTATATATAGCCACAAAAATCGTCGCACGTCATattcaaaatcacaaatttaaaaaatcctacttttttttcttaaacttcgtaaCCTGTAAAACACCGTGACATAAGGGTAGTGTGGTCAATGCAAATGTATTACATTatagaaaatcaattttcagtTTCTGTAAACACAAGATTTTCTTTTCTAGTTTGTATAAGAAGAACTGTAATGTAAAATGGACATGCAGTTATGCAGAATATATGAACTTTCTAATAtcaagtgatttcaatcatGAACCAAACTCTATGTGCTTACTGCTTtgctttttcctttttgttgtaCTAATGAACTATGTTGCTCCGACTCTCCTAAAATATAATGATGTCGCACCTGTGTTGGTTCCTTGAGAAATGCAATACTTTGAAGAATCCAACAAGTATCCGTTGGCATTTTTGAAAAGTCCGAGTATCATAGCTAATTAATAAGTTTGGTGTGTGGATCACTTATGTCAACTTGAAACAGAAACATAACTTGAATAACCATTGATACTAAAATAACTCATATATAATTATGTTtctatcaaacatatacaaatAACAAACAGAATATTAAAAAGACAAACAGAACCAGAGAAGTTCACTAATTAgtccacaaaatcaaacaaagacaAGTTGGCCCCTCTCAATCTTCCATTAAGTCTGTTGTCTCTGAGCTCTCTTCTTTGGCCTTCTTCTTTTCTGAGGCATGAGTCCATCAAAAAATTCCACTAACCATTTTGGCTTACGATATTTAAACATGAGACTCCACATGATAGTTTCAACAACTAGTCCAAAACTGTAGCCTATGACTACTGATTCCCATGTAAATCCACTAAAAAAATAGGACTCCAATGCTTGAGGAACATGTGATGAATCACTCGTTCCACATTGTTTTGATAAAGGAGGACCACATAAATCAAGGTTGCCGCCATACGAGTCATTTTCAAATGTGTTGAACTGTAGACTGTGAGGAATTGGTCCGACGAGATGATTTTGAGAGACGTTTAAGAAGGCCAGAAAGTTCATTCTTGTTAATTCCTGCGGAATCTTTCCAGTGAGCCGATTCCAGGAGAGATCTAAAGCTTCAAGTTTATTCAATTGCCCCAATTCCATTGGAATATGACCTATGAGATTGTTATGGGATAAATTGAGTAGCCAAAGTGAGCTGAGATCTTTTAGTGTTTCCGGAATGACACCTTCAAAATGGTTGCTTGAGAGATCTATGGTTGTCATAATTGTGCTGATTCTTTGTAGCTCAATAACCTGCCCTTTGATTACCAAACTCACTGAATCCTCATACGATGTGTCAGATAGTTTCATGTACTCTATCTCTCCTGTGTCTTCGCCATCTAATTTTATCATTGCCTTGAAGTTTCTAAAAACTTTTGCAGGAAGTGAGCCACTTAATTCATTACAAGAAAGATCGAAAATTCGCAACTTAGGAAAGCAAAACTTAGTCTGACACGTACTTGTAGGTCCATGGAACTTGTTCGACTTTAATATAAGGACCTGCAGCTCTTCAAGATTCCGAGCCAAGCtggaaatgtgtcatttatagAGCTGTTCCCCACATCAAGGACTTCTAGACCATTACACTTGAGCAACGACACAGGGACAGGTCCTTCAAATCGATTACCATTTACGACAATGGTACTCAATGAAGTGCTCTGTGCACATAATGGAGGAAGACTCCCTGTGAGGTTGTTCTTTCTTTAAGTCCAACACCGTTAGATTAGCCATGCTTCCCAAGCAACTTGGAATCGAGTTACTGAAGCTGTTGCATGATAAATCTAATAAGATAAGTGAACTCATGTTACAAATGGATGAGGGGTAGTGGACCCTGAAGGGAGTTAAATTTCAGATCAAGATACTGTAGGTTATCGTCCTGTTAATGAATTATGAGAAAGGTTTAGGAACTGCAACGAGTCCCACCTCATGCTGCTAAACCAGTTAGGGATTTGACCACAAATCTTATTATTAGAAATATCCAAGACCTGAAGTGTCTTTACATTTGTCAAGAAGTGTGGAAAATCCTTCAGTTCACAAGATGATAGCTGCAAAACTTCTAGGCAAGGAAAGGTGATATTTATTCCCTCAGCAATGGTGATGTTATTTGATGAAAGGTCAAGGTATACAAGGTTTGTGAGATTCACAAGTGATTGAGGAAAAGAACCACTGAGTTGATTATAATGGAGCCACAACAAAGATAGTAAAGGGAGGTTCCAAGATGGTATGGTACCATTCAGCGAGTTGTAAGACAAATCCACAGAAATTAGTTTTTGAAGCATGCTTGCATTGCTAGGCAGTGGGCCAGATAGGGAATTACTCGACAAGTCTAAGTATTCAAGATGTGTCAAACTTAAAATTGAAGCGGGAAATGGACCGGTGATGTTATTTGATGAAAGGTCAAGGGTTTCAAGGTTTGTGAGATTCACAAGTGATTGAGGAAAAGAACCACTGAGTTGCTTATTGCTTAAATCCACTTCTATTAATGCTGGATTTGTTTTGAGCTCATCGGGTAGTCCACTAAATTGATTTCGACTGAGCGACAATAAAGATCTTAGCAAATGGAGGCTAAACAACCAAGATGGTATGGTACCATTCAGTAAGTTGTCATACAAATCCAGTTGGGTTAGCTTTTGATGATTGCTCGCATTATGAGGAAGTGGGCCACATAGGGAATTACTAGACAAGTCTAACTGTTGAAGATGTGTCAAGTTTGACATTGAAGAGGGAAACAAACCGATGAAGCTGTTTTTAAAAAGATCTAAAATGCGTAGCTCTTGGAGGTTAGAGAAAACCTAGGGAATTTCACCTGAAAAGGAGTTGTCAAAAAGATGTAAATTTGTGAGGTGCTTCAATTTAGAGATTGTGGAAGGAATATGGCCAGTGAAATGATTATAAGGTAAAATCAACTCTGTAATTTGTGTTAGGTTGCCAATGGATTCGGGAATGGAACCAGAGAATTGACATTGTTCGAGGTTcaagatattctttttttgttttttaatttaagcCATAACCATCACAGCTTAAAGCTATTAGGTGTGGGGGGTTTGGCTTGACCCCTACCATGTCTATAATTTCCAACATAAGTTACACAAAACAGAGGGGGGNNNNNNNNNNNNNNNNNNNNNNNNNNNNNNNNNNNNNNNNNNNNNNNNNNNNNNNNNNNNNNNNNNNNNNNNNNNNNNNNNNNNNNNNNNNNNNNNNNNNNNNNNNNNNNNNNNNNNNNNNNNNNNNNNNNNNNNNNNNNNNNNNNNNNNNNNNNNNNNATGTCACATAATAATCTCAGTGGAGAGCTCCATCCGTCTATTTGCAATTTAACATCACTGCAAATTCTAGATTTGGGTAGAAACAATCTAAAGGGAGAAATTCCGCAATGTTTTGGCAACATGAGTGGTCATCTTGAGGTTCTGGATATGCAACACAACAATCTTTCTGGAACTCTTCCAACAACTTTTAGAGCTGGAACACTTAGAAGCTTCAACTTTCATGGCAATAAACTTAAGGGGGAAATTCCCCAATCTTTGGTCAATTGCAAAGAGATGCAAGTTCTTGATTTAGGAGATAATCACCTCAACGACACATTTCCGATTTGGTTGGGAACTCTTCCTAAGTTGAGAGTTTTAAGCTTGAGATCGAATAAGTTGCATGGACCGATTAGAACTTTAGGAAGTGAAAGCATGTTTATTGAGCTTCGAATGTTGGATATCTCTTCCAATGCCTTCACGGAAAACTTACCGACGAGTCTGCTTCAACATTTAAAAGCCATGAGGACAATTGATCAAGCGATGAATGCACCAAGTGATGAAGGAGATGGATATTATTACCAAGACTCGGTAGCTGTCGTAACAAAGGGATTGGAGCTTGAAGTTATGAGAATCTTGTTTTTGTACACCACTATCGATTTTTCAAACAATAAGTTTGAAAGACATATTCCAAGTATTATGGGAGATCTCATTGCACTTCGCATGCTAAATTTATCTCATAATGGATTACAAGGTCATATACCGCCATCACTTGGAAGATTAACTTTGGTTGAATCACTGGACCTGTCAAGTAACCACCTTGTAGGAGAGATACCAACACAATTTGCTTCTCTAACTTCTCTTGCAGTCTTAAATCTCTCCTACAATCATCTCGAAGGGTGCATTCCTCAAGGAAATCAATTTCATACCTTTGACAACAATTCATATGTAGGTAATGATGGATTACGTGGATTCTCACTTTTGAAAGGCTGTGGTAGTGATGGTAATGATTCAGAATCAGAGAAAACTGATACCGGATCTGAGCTTGATGAAGAAAGCAACTCTGAATTTCTGAATGATTTTTGGAAAGCAGCTCTTATGGGCTATGGAAGTGGACTTTGTATTGGATTATCCATTATATATATCATGATTTCAACTGGAAAACCGATATGGCTTGCAAGAATCATTGTGGAGCTGGAGCATAAAATTCTGAtgggaagaagaaagaagcaGCGAAA is part of the Solanum stenotomum isolate F172 unplaced genomic scaffold, ASM1918654v1 scaffold28368, whole genome shotgun sequence genome and harbors:
- the LOC125851654 gene encoding receptor like protein 22-like; amino-acid sequence: MSNLTHLQQLDLSSNSLCGPLPHNASNHQKLTQLDLYDNLLNGTIPSWLFSLHLLRSLLSLSRNQFSGLPDELKTNPALIEVDLSNKQLSGSFPQSLVNLTNLETLDLSSNNITGPFPASILSLTHLEYLDLSSNSLSGPLPSNASMLQKLISVDLSYNSLNGTIPSWNLPLLSLLWLHYNQLSGSFPQSLVNLTNLVYLDLSSNNITIAEGINITFPCLEVLQLSSCELKDFPHFLTNVKTLQVLDISNNKICGQIPNWFSSMSFSNSIPSCLGSMANLTVLDLKKEQPHRESSSIMCTEHFIEYHCRKCLARNLEELQVLILKSNKFHGPTSTCQTKFCFPKLRIFDLSCNELSGSLPAKVFRNFKAMIKLDGEDTGEIEYMKLSDTSYEDSVSLVIKGQVIELQRISTIMTTIDLSSNHFEGVIPETLKDLSSLWLLNLSHNNLIGHIPMELGQLNKLEALDLSWNRLTGKIPQELTRMNFLAFLNVSQNHLVGPIPHSLQFNTFENDSYGGNLDLCGPPLSKQCGTSDSSHVPQALESYFFSGFTWESVVIGYSFGLVVETIMWSLMFKYRKPKWLVEFFDGLMPQKRRRPKKRAQRQQT
- the LOC125851655 gene encoding receptor-like protein Cf-9 homolog; this encodes MFIELRMLDISSNAFTENLPTSLLQHLKAMRTIDQAMNAPSDEGDGYYYQDSVAVVTKGLELEVMRILFLYTTIDFSNNKFERHIPSIMGDLIALRMLNLSHNGLQGHIPPSLGRLTLVESLDLSSNHLVGEIPTQFASLTSLAVLNLSYNHLEGCIPQGNQFHTFDNNSYVGNDGLRGFSLLKGCGSDGNDSESEKTDTGSELDEESNSEFLNDFWKAALMGYGSGLCIGLSIIYIMISTGKPIWLARIIVELEHKILMGRRKKQRKQRSYRRSK